TCTAATATTTAATCCCACTCCTCTTGTGGACTTTGACTTTAAGTTGTTGGGTAACCACTAACCATGTGAACACATGATGAGTCTTAAGACACAACTCAATTCTGTTTGAATTATATAGgaagaataaattaaaaatcgTCATTGCTAAAATAAGTGTGAttgtttaataaattattttgctaagaaaaaaaaatgtgtgggATTTTGAGTTTGACCAAGTTGTACCCAATAAGAGCAAGTGAAGTTCCAAAAAAGCTACCTTTTAAAATTGCTTAGGGGCCCGTTTGGTAGagaagtttgagtaatgttgtttgtatttttttgaaatacgtgtaggtgaaaaaatGGATAGAAATACGTgtgtagaaatacgtgtaatgttatttaaaaactgaaaatgcaTTATTTAACAACTCCACCAAACGGAGCCTTAATTTATAAACAATTCTTCTACTGCCACAACTTGCATCACTGGACTTTCTCATTTATAGATGAAGCTATATCAAATGCACAAATCTGTTAAAGTAAAATGTTGTTTAACTTTATATGGAACTTgtctcaattttttataagaatcgtatttttgaaattaaaaaaattatcaactcCCATTTTCAGAAACTTTAGGGTACATTTGTTACGTTGAATGGAAATtatgatatgaattgtaatctttattactagaaataaaatgtgttgtacatatttataagtttggttgtgagttataacattagaataaaacttaagatttattttaggaaatatctcactcatataattatatctccttcaaaattgttattttttaaattttagagagagatatgtttttttttttttatataattgtttttttttttttgaagcctttatttttataattgttagatgtatatgaaaagtttatttatttgaaaatatattaagttttgaaactattatacttactaaaaaaatgaatagttattcctcattttgaagaataactatttctcattttgaagaatagctatttataaagaacaactatttcttgtaatataaaaaaattcacaatatttttcctAATAGTTAAATTAGCAAACTTCTACTAAttcataacattattttttttttttatgacacaatcaaagtaaataaaaaaatttagaaaaaaataaactcCAACTACacagtcaaaactcaaaacagaTAAAACACGAAGTCTTACATGTACGTACCAAAATTCACTtatcataattcataaagaACACGGAAGAGAATGGTTACCATGTAGCGCAGTGTACAAGCTCCCATTGCGAATATAATCACTAACCaacagcttctcatcatttgCATAGTAATAAGCTCTCAGCCGTACGATATTAGGGTGTTGGACCCTACCAATAGCCTCCACCTCAGACTCAAACTCCTTGAACCGCCACGTGGCATCAGCAGCTTCGCTCAATCGCCGAACGGCCACAACAACCGTAGGCACCGCCGCATTGGATCCTCTCCCAGACACCACTTTATACACTATCCCACTCCTACTTTTTCCCACCACGTACGCCGATGCCCTCAACAAATCCTCTAATTCCAAATTAAACCCCTCCTCGTCCACCACCACGAATTTACCCTTTTGCCCTTCCTCCTCTTCGAAATTACTCCTGAACCCCTCGTCATACTCCTCCAACTTTTCTCTTCCCATTTTGCCCTCCCCACCACTGCCCTTCCATTTCCTCCGAAACACAAACACCGAAACCAAAACCGAAACCGAAATAACGCACACCACCGCCACCGAAACGACCGATACGACCCGTACGGAATTCGGAGTACCGTCTTTCTTGAAAGTTGGGTTAGGTTTTTCTGGTTTTCTCGGAGGCTGCTCTTCGGGACTTTTAAAAACATTAGGGTTTTGAGCTTCTGGACATGGAGTTTCTAACGGAAACCCACAGAGACTAGGGTTTCCAGAGAAAGCAGTGGGACCCTGGTTCAATAAAGACCCAACCTGAGGAATCTCGCCGGTGAGATTATTATGCCGGAGATCCAAATTCACCATCACCGGAAAGTCTCCGTAAGACGCTGGGACTCCGCCGGAGAATTTGTTGAAGGACAAGTTGAGAGTTCCGGTGAGGTTTTGGAGGTCGGAGAGAGAGCTAGGGAGAGACCCATTGATGGAATTGGAGGACAAGTCAAGGTGGCGAAGGGTTTTGAGGGAAGCGATTTGAGGTGGGATTGGACCTGAGAGAGAGTTGTGAGAGAGGTCGAGGATGAGAAGAGTTGTGGCGTTGAAGAGATGGGAAGGGATGGTGTTGGAGAAGTTGTTGTGGGAGAGAGTGAGTCGGCGGAGCGAGTTGATGAAGCCGAGTTCGGAGGGGAGGTAGCCGGAGAAGGACTTGTTAGGGAGGAAAAGGGTGGTGACGCGGTTGCGAGCGCAAACAATGCCGGGCCAGTGGCATGGGGTTGGGTCGGAGTCGGACCAGGAGTCGAGGACGTGAGTCGGGTCGGAGTCTATGGCGGCTTTGAGAGCTAGGAGAGAGAGTCCGTCTGGGGTTAGAGAAGAAGATAGTGGAAAAGTTATGATAGTGATAATTAGTATTACACTGAGAAAAAAGGTTAGCCGAACaggcatttttctttttcttcttgttttggCAACTAGGAGTTGCAGAGAGTGAGTTTGGtgtgaaaagaagaagaagaaagaagaatggatgttgttgctgttgttgtggATTTGAAGTTTGAATTTGGGGAGTGGAAGTGTTTATCGAGGTGGTATTGGAAAGTGGAAAACTGGAATGCGATGCAGAGCAACGTGGCTATGCggtttgaattttttctgaACAATGAAAACCAACTAGCTTTTAGACTTGctactattatattttttttgcttttatttgtCGGACTCGGATAAGAGCtacatgtttatttttatttttaaatatcagATAAGCTagcaaattttgaaacaaaagcATCGCCACGCAAAATAGtataattttgaaacaaaagCATCGCCACGTTGTAATCCCCACGCTTTCAAAATATACTTCAcagatttgttttttctttaacacttttatttttataagtttatttggattacaagtataaatataaatatttttttgagaataagaatattttcttttgaatagactttaacaaaaagtaaataaataaaactagaGAAAAAGCTCTCTTTTGCGGGTGCATGCTACGTACTTTCCCATCTCTTTATCAATTACTTCACACTAGCCTCATGCACGCGCGGACGCTTTCAAAATATACTTCAcagatttgttttttctttaccacttttatttttataagtttatttggattacaagtataaagataaataatttttttgagaataagaaTATTTTCTTTCGAATAGACTTtaacaaaaagtaaataaataaaactagaGAAAAAGCTCTCTTTTGCGGGTGCTACGTAGTTTCCCATCTCTTTATCAATTACTCTTCTTTTTGGGAGTTTGGTATCTTTCTGTAGACTTAGGCCACGTGtatttaaatacatgttttcatattttaatgtattttatgtatttttttacttatatttatttttaaaaaatacaaacaatattattaaaataatattactaaaCAGCCCCTTAGTATCGTTAAATGTATGTTCGATCGTATTATTCATTTGAGAATTACTGGTACAACGGAGTGTCTTGAggttaatttcaaaaaatgaacaatgaaaaaaagttgaaattatATGTTCGTGTGCGGGTGTGTTCATTTTTTGAAGCTAGTCTCATAACACACGTTATATCAGTAATTCTCAAATGTATAATACGATCAAACATACACTTAAATCTCAAAATGTAATAAATAGAAATTGATGATActaaacccccaaaaaaaagagcctcATGCACG
The DNA window shown above is from Quercus lobata isolate SW786 chromosome 7, ValleyOak3.0 Primary Assembly, whole genome shotgun sequence and carries:
- the LOC115953064 gene encoding receptor protein kinase-like protein ZAR1, yielding MPVRLTFFLSVILIITIITFPLSSSLTPDGLSLLALKAAIDSDPTHVLDSWSDSDPTPCHWPGIVCARNRVTTLFLPNKSFSGYLPSELGFINSLRRLTLSHNNFSNTIPSHLFNATTLLILDLSHNSLSGPIPPQIASLKTLRHLDLSSNSINGSLPSSLSDLQNLTGTLNLSFNKFSGGVPASYGDFPVMVNLDLRHNNLTGEIPQVGSLLNQGPTAFSGNPSLCGFPLETPCPEAQNPNVFKSPEEQPPRKPEKPNPTFKKDGTPNSVRVVSVVSVAVVCVISVSVLVSVFVFRRKWKGSGGEGKMGREKLEEYDEGFRSNFEEEEGQKGKFVVVDEEGFNLELEDLLRASAYVVGKSRSGIVYKVVSGRGSNAAVPTVVVAVRRLSEAADATWRFKEFESEVEAIGRVQHPNIVRLRAYYYANDEKLLVSDYIRNGSLYTALHGGPGPSNSLPPLTWATRLKIAQGTARGLMYIHEFSPRKYVHGNIKSTKILLDDNLQPYISGFGLTRLVSSTSRFTNSSSKKENSNQTIFTSSLDSRISASSNMYLAPEVRMPGNKFTQKCDVYSFGIVMLEMLTGRLPDAGPENNGKMLESFVRKAFREEHPLSEVIDPALLPEVYAKKQVVVAFHIALNCTELDPEMRPRMRTVSESLDRIKSQ